In Lepisosteus oculatus isolate fLepOcu1 chromosome 15, fLepOcu1.hap2, whole genome shotgun sequence, one genomic interval encodes:
- the trim13 gene encoding tripartite motif-containing 13 isoform X1: MELLEEDLTCPICCCLFEDPRVLPCSHNFCKKCLEGILEGSRSPSWRPPFRCPTCRKETYHSGINSLQTNYSLRGIVEKYHKIKLTPKMYLCKTHGDQPLNIFCSTDLRLICGFCATMGEHKGHKFCALRDAYLREKAAFEALFRVLEDWRSADVLSCLECLETSKKKALHLVSSDAEKATHYFDKLMRTLEQKKNEILSDFETLKLAVMQTYDPEINKLCTVLEEQKRALSIAESFRDQSDPLFFLQQMQELREKLGIIRDTTLPSRADMDVSPLMRSFDIRQWDSVKLKDIDKLCAPHETSSPSCTKPRYYKGFLAGAASLFFSVLLALHFLGSANVAFIATHALTTAYSYLPVAAEHAVLFRDEVASLCLLLFELCQKSFWMLLNLTGEFICTYKLL; the protein is encoded by the coding sequence ATGGAGCTCCTCGAGGAAGACCTCACCTGCCCGATATGCTGTTGTCTTTTTGAAGACCCCCGAGTCCTGCCCTGCTCGCACAATTTCTGCAAGAAATGCCTAGAAGGCATCCTGGAGGGCAGCCGGAGCCCCTCGTGGAGACCGCCCTTCAGGTGCCCCACCTGTCGCAAAGAAACATACCACAGCGGCATCAACAGCCTGCAGACGAACTACTCGTTAAGGGGCATCGTGGAGAAGTACCACAAAATCAAACTGACTCCGAAAATGTACCTGTGCAAGACCCACGGTGACCAGCCCCTGAACATTTTCTGCTCTACCGACCTCAGATTAATCTGCGGGTTTTGCGCCACGATGGGCGAGCACAAGGGACACAAGTTCTGCGCTCTGAGGGACGCGTACCTCAGGGAGAAGGCGGCGTTCGAGGCGCTGTTCCGGGTCTTGGAGGACTGGCGCAGCGCCGACGTGCTGTCCTGCTTGGAGTGCCTGGAGACGAGCAAGAAGAAAGCCTTGCACCTCGTGTCCAGCGACGCCGAAAAGGCGACGCACTACTTCGACAAACTGATGCGCACGCTGGAGCAGAAGAAGAACGAAATCCTGTCCGATTTCGAGACCCTGAAGCTCGCGGTCATGCAGACCTACGACCCCGAAATCAATAAGCTGTGCACGGTGCTGGAGGAGCAGAAGAGAGCCCTCAGCATCGCGGAGTCTTTCAGGGACCAGTCCGACCCGCTCTTCTTTCTGCAGCAGATGCAGGAGTTAAGGGAAAAACTCGGCATCATTCGAGACACCACCTTGCCTTCCCGGGCTGACATGGATGTCAGCCCCTTGATGAGAAGCTTCGACATTCGGCAGTGGGACAGTGTGAAACTAAAAGACATAGATAAGCTTTGTGCTCCCCACGAAACCAGTTCACCCTCCTGTACAAAACCGAGGTATTACAAGGGGTTCTTGGCGGGCGCTGCTTCGCTGTTTTTTTCCGTGTTGTTGGCGCTGCACTTTCTGGGTTCCGCCAATGTAGCATTTATTGCGACCCACGCTTTGACAACCGCCTATTCCTACTTACCTGTCGCTGCTGAACACGCAGTGCTGTTCCGGGATGAGGTGGCCAGCTTGTGCTTGCTTCTGTTCGAGTTGTGTCAGAAGTCCTTTTGGATGCTGCTTAACCTTACAGGAGAATTCATTTGCACTTACAAGTTACTTTAA
- the trim13 gene encoding tripartite motif-containing 13 isoform X2 produces MELLEEDLTCPICCCLFEDPRVLPCSHNFCKKCLEGILEGSRSPSWRPPFRCPTCRKETYHSGINSLQTNYSLRGIVEKYHKIKLTPKMYLCKTHGDQPLNIFCSTDLRLICGFCATMGEHKGHKFCALRDAYLREKAAFEALFRVLEDWRSADVLSCLECLETSKKKALHLVSSDAEKATHYFDKLMRTLEQKKNEILSDFETLKLAVMQTYDPEINKLCTVLEEQKRALSIAESFRDQSDPLFFLQQMQELREKLGIIRDTTLPSRADMDVSPLMRSFDIRQWDSVKLKDIDKLCAPHETSSPSCTKPRTMVIL; encoded by the exons ATGGAGCTCCTCGAGGAAGACCTCACCTGCCCGATATGCTGTTGTCTTTTTGAAGACCCCCGAGTCCTGCCCTGCTCGCACAATTTCTGCAAGAAATGCCTAGAAGGCATCCTGGAGGGCAGCCGGAGCCCCTCGTGGAGACCGCCCTTCAGGTGCCCCACCTGTCGCAAAGAAACATACCACAGCGGCATCAACAGCCTGCAGACGAACTACTCGTTAAGGGGCATCGTGGAGAAGTACCACAAAATCAAACTGACTCCGAAAATGTACCTGTGCAAGACCCACGGTGACCAGCCCCTGAACATTTTCTGCTCTACCGACCTCAGATTAATCTGCGGGTTTTGCGCCACGATGGGCGAGCACAAGGGACACAAGTTCTGCGCTCTGAGGGACGCGTACCTCAGGGAGAAGGCGGCGTTCGAGGCGCTGTTCCGGGTCTTGGAGGACTGGCGCAGCGCCGACGTGCTGTCCTGCTTGGAGTGCCTGGAGACGAGCAAGAAGAAAGCCTTGCACCTCGTGTCCAGCGACGCCGAAAAGGCGACGCACTACTTCGACAAACTGATGCGCACGCTGGAGCAGAAGAAGAACGAAATCCTGTCCGATTTCGAGACCCTGAAGCTCGCGGTCATGCAGACCTACGACCCCGAAATCAATAAGCTGTGCACGGTGCTGGAGGAGCAGAAGAGAGCCCTCAGCATCGCGGAGTCTTTCAGGGACCAGTCCGACCCGCTCTTCTTTCTGCAGCAGATGCAGGAGTTAAGGGAAAAACTCGGCATCATTCGAGACACCACCTTGCCTTCCCGGGCTGACATGGATGTCAGCCCCTTGATGAGAAGCTTCGACATTCGGCAGTGGGACAGTGTGAAACTAAAAGACATAGATAAGCTTTGTGCTCCCCACGAAACCAGTTCACCCTCCTGTACAAAACCGAG AACTATGGTGATTTTGTGA
- the LOC102685011 gene encoding putative potassium channel regulatory protein — protein MSNQDIITLNIGGQKCTTFVSTLRKHPDTRLARMLDGGDPEFRVINGQVFVDRDGSLFKYILDYMRTHHISLPPDFVDYEGLIREAEFYEVRDLAEILSKDGGRQRMEILEVRFSVQETHSFFRIFCSHCSTVEMLASRISVFAEQPTLTWNYAYQPQKPMVLVPLQRPSHHDLVFHCGTSFSASEEFAARYVTIKPDERKLINGTNILGLLVDLLLKEGFRLISTRTVSTEEKIECFTLERRTTPQILTVRDGYPAEQISHQSKHGKLLRKK, from the exons ATGAGCAACCAAGATATTATCACCTTAAACATCGGAGGGCAGAAATGTACAACCTTTGTGTCCACTCTCAGAAAACACCCCGACACTAGGTTGGCACGCATGTTGGACGGAGGGGACCCAGAGTTCAGAGTAATTAACGGGCAGGTCTTTGTGGACAGAGATGGGAGTTTGTTCAAATACATACTGGACTATATGAGAACTCATCACATCTCTCTGCCACCGGACTTCGTTGACTATGAAGGTTTGATCAGAGAAGCCGAGTTCTATGAAGTCCGAGACCTGGCGGAGATCCTCAGCAAAGACGGCGGCCGTCAGAGGATGGAGATTCTAGAAGTTCGGTTTTCTGTGCAGGAGACGCACAGCTTCTTCAGAATTTTCTGTTCTCACTGCAGCACCGTAGAAATGCTGGCTTCGAGGATATCTGTGTTTGCTGAGCAACCCACCCTGACCTGGAATTACGCTTATCAGCCCCAAAAGCCAATGGTGTTGGTGCCGCTACAAAGGCCTTCCCACCACGATCTGGTGTTTCACTGTGGAACAAGCTTCTCCGCCAGCGAGGAGTTCGCGGCAAG GTACGTTACTATTAAGCCCGACGAAAGGAAGCTGATAAACGGCACCAATATTCTGGGTTTACTTGTGGACCTGCTGCTCAAGGAGGGATTCCGGCTCATAAGCACAAGGACAGTGTCGACTGAAGAAAAAATCGAGTGTTTCACTCTCGAAAGACGCACAACGCCACAGATATTGACTGTACGCGACGGCTATCCTGCAGAACAGATTTCTCACCAAAGCAAGCATGGCAAGCTCCTCCGGAAGAAATGA